Proteins from one Arsenophonus apicola genomic window:
- the mlaD gene encoding outer membrane lipid asymmetry maintenance protein MlaD, translating to MQSKKSEILVGLFVLIALAAIVFLCLKVADIKSFGNQPTYKVTASFTNVGGLKVNSPVKIGGVVVGRIVDIMLDKKTYTPRVTLAIFSQYDNIPDTSSLSILTAGLLGEQFLALNVGFYDPDMGVTFLKEGGRIEDTKSAIILEDLIGQLLYRSGDPNRSNRASSVSGNNEKSSATP from the coding sequence ATGCAAAGTAAGAAAAGTGAAATTCTAGTTGGACTATTTGTTTTGATTGCATTAGCTGCGATTGTCTTTTTGTGTTTAAAAGTTGCAGATATTAAATCATTTGGAAATCAACCGACTTATAAAGTTACAGCTTCTTTTACCAATGTAGGTGGATTGAAAGTCAATTCACCGGTAAAGATAGGTGGTGTTGTGGTTGGCCGAATAGTCGATATTATGTTGGATAAGAAAACTTATACTCCACGTGTTACCTTAGCGATTTTTAGTCAATATGACAATATTCCTGATACCAGCTCATTATCAATACTCACCGCTGGATTATTAGGTGAACAGTTTTTAGCACTGAATGTGGGTTTTTATGATCCAGATATGGGCGTTACCTTTCTTAAAGAAGGTGGACGCATTGAAGATACGAAATCGGCCATAATATTGGAAGATTTAATTGGGCAATTATTATATAGAAGTGGCGATCCTAATCGTTCAAATAGGGCAAGCTCAGTTTCCGGCAATAACGAAAAATCTTCCGCGACACCATAA
- the degS gene encoding outer membrane-stress sensor serine endopeptidase DegS → MFIKLFRAVIVGLVIAAILLVTIPSIRPKGLTDLLDGKKDDQPISFSKAVRRAAPAVVYVYSSGTGSFSQNGRELTALGSGVIMSSNGYIITNRHVVNNADQIQIALPDGLIFDALIVGSDSLTDLAVLKIDAENLPVIPINPHRKAHVGDIVLAIGNPYNLGQTVTQGIISATGRVGLSPTRRQNFLQTDASINHGNSGGALINTEGELMGINTLSFDHSENGFTPEGLGFAIPTELAAKIMEKLIRDGQVIRGFIGITARDLPRIRSNNNDINQIKGLRIFQVAPNGPAENAGIQVGDIIISVNGQPVISAAETMDQVAEINPGSIVPIVLLRNDKTITVHVKIEEYNEGKSLLQ, encoded by the coding sequence ATGTTCATCAAGCTTTTTCGTGCCGTTATTGTAGGGCTTGTTATCGCTGCTATTTTGCTAGTGACAATTCCATCTATTCGCCCAAAAGGACTCACTGATCTCCTTGACGGTAAAAAAGATGATCAACCTATTAGTTTTAGTAAAGCGGTACGTAGAGCAGCACCGGCAGTAGTCTATGTTTATAGCAGCGGTACCGGTAGTTTTTCCCAGAATGGACGCGAATTAACCGCACTAGGCTCTGGTGTCATTATGAGTAGTAATGGTTATATTATTACTAATAGACATGTCGTTAATAATGCAGATCAAATTCAGATTGCACTACCTGATGGGTTAATTTTTGACGCGTTAATTGTTGGCTCAGATAGCTTAACAGACCTGGCTGTTTTAAAAATAGACGCCGAAAATCTTCCCGTGATACCGATTAATCCACATCGTAAAGCACACGTTGGTGATATCGTGTTAGCCATCGGTAATCCCTATAATTTAGGACAAACGGTAACACAAGGCATTATTAGCGCCACCGGACGTGTAGGACTAAGCCCCACCCGCCGACAGAATTTTCTACAAACAGATGCATCTATTAATCATGGAAATTCGGGCGGAGCACTAATTAATACTGAAGGCGAATTAATGGGTATTAATACCCTCTCATTCGATCATTCAGAAAATGGTTTTACACCTGAAGGGCTAGGTTTTGCTATTCCAACTGAATTAGCAGCTAAAATTATGGAAAAACTTATTCGCGATGGACAGGTGATCCGCGGCTTTATCGGTATCACTGCGCGGGACTTACCTCGTATTCGCTCTAACAATAACGATATTAATCAAATTAAAGGGTTACGAATTTTCCAGGTTGCGCCAAATGGTCCAGCAGAAAATGCTGGTATTCAAGTCGGTGATATTATTATTTCTGTTAATGGCCAGCCGGTTATCTCCGCTGCTGAAACCATGGATCAAGTCGCTGAAATTAATCCTGGCAGTATCGTCCCAATCGTACTACTACGCAACGACAAAACAATCACTGTTCACGTTAAAATCGAAGAATACAATGAAGGAAAATCATTACTACAATAA
- the sspA gene encoding stringent starvation protein SspA, with protein MAVAANKRSVMTLFSGPTDIFSHQVRIVLAEKGVSVEIENVEAGNLPQDLIDLNPYQTVPTLVDRELTLYDSRVVMEYLDERFPHPPLMPVYPVARGSSRLMMHRIDKDWYSLMYKIENKDPQADAARKQLREELISISPIFKEMPFFMSEEFSLVDCYLAPLLWRLPFWNIDIPKGKETEGIRSYMERVFERDSFLASLTEAEREMRLSTTG; from the coding sequence ATGGCTGTCGCTGCCAACAAACGTTCGGTAATGACACTGTTTTCCGGCCCGACCGACATATTTAGCCATCAAGTGCGGATCGTATTGGCAGAAAAGGGCGTGAGCGTTGAGATTGAGAATGTTGAAGCAGGTAATTTGCCTCAAGATTTAATTGATCTAAATCCTTACCAAACAGTACCAACGCTGGTCGATAGAGAATTAACATTGTATGATTCCCGCGTTGTTATGGAATATCTTGATGAACGCTTTCCGCATCCACCATTGATGCCGGTTTATCCAGTGGCTCGTGGTAGTAGTCGTTTGATGATGCATCGGATAGATAAAGATTGGTATTCTTTGATGTATAAGATTGAAAATAAAGATCCTCAAGCAGATGCTGCCCGTAAGCAGTTAAGAGAGGAATTGATATCAATCTCGCCAATTTTTAAAGAGATGCCGTTTTTTATGAGTGAAGAATTTAGTCTGGTTGATTGCTATTTAGCTCCCCTTTTGTGGCGTTTACCTTTTTGGAATATCGACATCCCCAAAGGAAAAGAAACAGAGGGCATTCGTTCTTATATGGAACGTGTATTTGAACGAGACTCTTTCCTTGCTTCACTAACTGAAGCTGAACGTGAGATGCGTTTATCTACCACAGGTTAA
- the mlaC gene encoding phospholipid-binding protein MlaC, with the protein MLKRFLIVALLVVAPFAMAIDQTNPYKLMQEAAARTFTRLKNEQPMIRQNPDYLRRVVREELMPYVQIKYAGALVLGSYYSSATPSQRDAYFQAIEAYLEQAYGQALAMYHGQQYQIAPEQPLGDRNVVAIRVTITDPQGRPPVRLDFQWRKNSKTGYWQAYDMITEGVSLITTKQNEWANILRTKGIDGLTQELLSSAKNPITLENKKS; encoded by the coding sequence ATGCTTAAACGTTTCTTAATAGTGGCTTTATTAGTGGTTGCTCCGTTTGCGATGGCGATAGATCAAACCAACCCATATAAACTGATGCAAGAAGCCGCCGCTAGAACTTTTACACGCTTAAAAAATGAGCAACCAATGATCCGGCAAAATCCAGATTACTTACGCAGGGTTGTTCGTGAAGAACTTATGCCTTATGTCCAAATTAAATATGCTGGCGCATTAGTCTTAGGATCTTATTATAGTAGTGCAACGCCTTCACAACGGGATGCTTATTTTCAAGCAATTGAAGCCTATTTGGAACAGGCTTATGGCCAGGCTTTGGCAATGTATCATGGTCAACAATATCAAATTGCGCCTGAACAACCACTAGGTGATAGGAATGTAGTTGCTATTCGGGTAACGATTACCGATCCACAGGGGCGACCTCCTGTGCGTCTTGATTTTCAATGGCGTAAAAACAGTAAAACAGGCTATTGGCAAGCTTATGATATGATTACTGAAGGCGTCAGTTTAATTACCACTAAACAAAATGAGTGGGCTAATATTTTACGTACCAAAGGTATTGACGGCTTGACGCAAGAATTGCTCAGTAGCGCAAAAAATCCGATCACCTTGGAAAATAAAAAATCATGA
- the ibaG gene encoding BolA family iron metabolism protein IbaG codes for MDTNEIKQVLIEQLKLDEVIVNGDGSHFQIIAVGEMFNGMSRIKQQQVIYAPLMEYIADNRIHALSIKAYTPAEWTRDRKLNGF; via the coding sequence ATGGATACAAATGAAATAAAGCAAGTATTAATAGAACAATTGAAACTTGATGAAGTGATCGTCAATGGCGATGGTAGCCATTTTCAAATAATTGCTGTTGGTGAAATGTTTAATGGCATGAGTCGGATTAAGCAGCAGCAAGTGATTTATGCGCCGCTAATGGAATATATTGCAGATAATCGGATTCATGCATTATCAATTAAAGCTTATACCCCTGCAGAATGGACAAGAGATCGTAAGCTCAATGGTTTTTAA
- the zapG gene encoding Z-ring associated protein ZapG, protein MTWEYALIGLIVGFIIGALVVRFGNTKLRNQQALQAELEKKNHELEEYRKELVSHFARSAELLDNMAQDYRQLYQHMAKSSHDLMPDMPIQNNPFNYRLTESELDNDQAPVNLPPKDYSEGSSGLFRSMKEKKR, encoded by the coding sequence ATGACTTGGGAATATGCACTAATCGGTCTAATTGTAGGTTTCATTATTGGTGCACTAGTAGTTCGCTTTGGCAATACCAAGCTACGTAACCAACAAGCTTTGCAAGCCGAACTTGAAAAGAAAAACCATGAATTGGAAGAATATCGTAAAGAATTAGTCAGCCATTTTGCGCGTAGTGCAGAATTACTCGATAACATGGCGCAAGATTATCGGCAACTCTATCAGCATATGGCGAAAAGTTCTCATGACCTCATGCCTGATATGCCAATACAAAACAACCCTTTTAACTACCGTTTGACTGAATCAGAATTAGATAATGATCAAGCTCCCGTTAATTTACCGCCCAAAGACTACTCTGAAGGCTCTTCTGGCTTATTTCGCTCAATGAAAGAAAAAAAAAGGTAA
- the rplM gene encoding 50S ribosomal protein L13, whose product MKTFTAKPETVKRDWYVVDADGKTLGRLATEIARRLRGKHKAEYTPHVDTGDYIIVVNAEKVAVTGNKREDKIYYRHTGYIGGIKQATFEEMIARHPERVIEIAVKGMLPKGPLGRAMYRKMKVYAGSDHNHAAQQPQILDI is encoded by the coding sequence ATGAAAACTTTTACAGCTAAACCAGAAACCGTAAAACGCGACTGGTACGTTGTTGATGCAGATGGAAAAACTTTAGGCCGTCTTGCAACTGAAATTGCTCGTCGTTTACGCGGCAAGCATAAAGCGGAATATACTCCGCATGTCGATACTGGTGATTACATCATTGTTGTTAATGCAGAAAAAGTTGCTGTTACTGGTAACAAGCGTGAAGACAAAATCTACTATCGCCATACTGGTTATATCGGTGGTATCAAACAAGCGACCTTCGAAGAAATGATTGCCCGTCACCCTGAACGTGTAATTGAAATTGCGGTTAAAGGTATGCTACCCAAAGGACCTCTTGGTCGTGCGATGTACCGTAAAATGAAAGTTTATGCGGGTAGTGATCACAACCACGCGGCACAGCAGCCGCAAATTCTTGACATTTAA
- the zapE gene encoding cell division protein ZapE produces MALLTPTKLYHQFLATGDYQFDEVQSTTIARLDIIHHQLLNRTSQLSLRNKIGQLFVKKSYKNCAPIHGLYMWGGVGRGKTWLMDLFYQSLPDGRKLRLHFHRFMWRVQNEMIELQGQQDPLEIIAERFKKQTDVLCFDEFFVSDITDAMILSTLLKALFARGICLIATSNIPPDELYRNGLQRTRFLPAIEQIKKYCDIINVDAGIDYRLRTLKQADLYLTPIDEESCNRMDEIFIKLAGKPGDKFPILEINHRTMPAICTAEGILSIEFKALCEDARSQNDYIILAKDYHTVLLYNVSMMSEIHEDVARRFVALIDEFYERKVKLIINAEVAMDKLYQGHLLRFEYQRCLSRLQEMQSEEYLKLPHLA; encoded by the coding sequence ATGGCATTGCTGACTCCCACTAAACTTTACCATCAGTTTTTGGCTACCGGTGATTATCAATTTGATGAGGTGCAAAGCACAACGATAGCACGTTTAGATATTATTCATCATCAGCTACTAAACAGAACATCCCAATTATCATTGAGAAATAAAATTGGTCAATTATTTGTTAAGAAATCATATAAGAATTGTGCGCCTATCCACGGATTATATATGTGGGGTGGTGTTGGCCGAGGAAAAACCTGGCTGATGGATCTCTTTTATCAGAGTTTACCAGATGGCAGAAAATTACGCTTACATTTCCATCGCTTCATGTGGCGAGTACAGAATGAAATGATTGAGTTACAAGGTCAGCAAGATCCATTAGAAATTATCGCCGAGAGATTTAAAAAACAGACTGATGTTTTATGCTTTGATGAATTTTTTGTCTCTGATATCACTGATGCAATGATTTTGTCAACGTTATTAAAAGCTTTATTTGCCAGAGGAATCTGTTTAATAGCAACTTCTAATATTCCACCCGATGAACTCTATCGAAATGGATTGCAACGAACACGTTTTCTACCTGCTATCGAACAAATTAAAAAATACTGTGACATTATAAATGTTGATGCAGGTATTGATTATCGTTTACGTACCTTGAAACAAGCGGATCTTTATCTTACGCCAATTGATGAAGAGAGCTGCAATAGGATGGATGAGATATTTATTAAATTAGCGGGTAAACCTGGAGATAAATTCCCTATCCTTGAGATTAATCATCGTACTATGCCGGCAATTTGTACCGCAGAAGGTATTTTATCAATTGAATTTAAAGCATTATGTGAAGATGCACGTAGTCAAAATGACTATATCATTTTAGCGAAAGATTATCATACTGTATTACTGTATAATGTTTCGATGATGTCCGAAATCCATGAAGATGTAGCTAGGCGTTTTGTTGCTCTAATTGATGAATTTTATGAGCGAAAAGTTAAGTTGATTATAAATGCCGAGGTTGCAATGGATAAACTTTACCAAGGACATTTATTACGTTTTGAATATCAACGTTGTTTATCAAGATTGCAGGAAATGCAGAGTGAGGAGTACCTAAAATTACCTCATCTAGCTTGA
- the rpsI gene encoding 30S ribosomal protein S9, protein MAENQYYGTGRRKSSSARVFIKPGSGNITINQRSLEEYFGRETARMVVRQPLELVDMLQKLDLYITVKGGGISGQAGAIRHGITRALMGYDETLRSELRKAGFVTRDARSVERKKVGLRKARRRPQYSKR, encoded by the coding sequence ATGGCTGAAAATCAATACTACGGCACTGGTCGCCGCAAAAGCTCTTCCGCACGTGTCTTTATTAAGCCAGGTAGCGGTAATATTACTATCAATCAACGCAGCCTTGAGGAGTATTTTGGCCGCGAAACGGCGCGAATGGTTGTTCGTCAACCGTTAGAATTGGTCGATATGTTACAAAAACTGGATTTATACATTACCGTTAAAGGTGGTGGTATTTCTGGTCAAGCAGGTGCAATCCGTCATGGTATTACACGTGCATTGATGGGATATGACGAGACATTACGTTCTGAACTACGTAAAGCTGGGTTTGTTACTCGTGATGCGCGTTCTGTTGAGCGTAAGAAAGTGGGGCTGCGTAAGGCACGTCGTCGTCCACAATACTCTAAACGTTAA
- the mlaE gene encoding lipid asymmetry maintenance ABC transporter permease subunit MlaE, with protein sequence MLIDTLAALGRRSLAVVATFGRAGYLLFRALFGRPEFAKQWPLLIKQLYNVGVLSLLIIAVSGLFIGMVLGLQGYLVLTMFSAESSLGMMVALSLLRELGPVVTALLFAGRAGSALTAEIGLMKATEQLSSLEMMAVDPLRRVIAPRFWAGLISMPLLALIFVAVGILGGALVGVDWKGIDEGFFWSSMQSAIEWKKDILNCFIKSVVFAFTVSWIALFNGYDAIPTSEGISRATTRTVVHSSLAVLGLDFVLTALMFGN encoded by the coding sequence ATACTAATTGATACACTAGCAGCATTAGGCCGTCGTTCATTGGCTGTGGTGGCGACATTTGGCCGTGCAGGCTATTTGTTATTTCGGGCTTTATTTGGTAGACCTGAATTTGCAAAACAATGGCCATTATTAATAAAACAGCTCTACAATGTAGGAGTCTTATCTTTATTAATTATTGCTGTATCGGGATTATTCATTGGCATGGTACTTGGTTTACAAGGATATTTAGTCTTGACCATGTTTAGTGCTGAGTCCAGTCTTGGCATGATGGTAGCCCTTTCTTTATTAAGGGAATTAGGGCCGGTAGTGACAGCGCTTTTATTTGCTGGCAGAGCGGGTTCTGCATTAACAGCAGAAATAGGACTCATGAAAGCCACAGAGCAGCTCTCAAGTTTGGAAATGATGGCAGTTGATCCTCTACGCCGAGTGATTGCGCCGCGTTTTTGGGCTGGGCTAATTAGTATGCCATTACTGGCATTGATTTTTGTCGCAGTGGGCATATTAGGAGGTGCACTAGTTGGTGTCGATTGGAAAGGAATTGATGAGGGCTTTTTTTGGTCATCGATGCAATCTGCTATTGAGTGGAAAAAGGATATTCTCAACTGTTTTATTAAAAGTGTGGTATTTGCTTTTACGGTCAGTTGGATCGCTTTATTTAATGGTTATGATGCAATCCCAACATCGGAAGGGATCAGTCGCGCAACAACCAGAACTGTTGTACATTCGTCATTAGCTGTGTTGGGTTTAGATTTTGTGCTTACTGCACTGATGTTTGGGAATTAA
- the mlaB gene encoding lipid asymmetry maintenance protein MlaB — protein sequence MKLILTWEQNGNTLILNGELDRDTLPAFWQQRNQLLKGINAINVSQLSHIDSTGLAMFVRLKSEQRSENKLVFEGISERFNTLIRLYKLESFIN from the coding sequence ATGAAACTTATATTAACCTGGGAGCAGAATGGTAATACGTTGATTTTAAATGGTGAGCTTGATCGTGATACTTTGCCTGCTTTTTGGCAACAGAGAAATCAGTTACTAAAAGGTATCAATGCAATTAATGTTTCCCAGTTATCTCATATCGATTCTACCGGACTTGCTATGTTTGTTAGGTTAAAGTCAGAACAGCGGTCAGAGAATAAATTGGTATTTGAAGGTATTAGTGAACGTTTTAATACGCTTATCAGGCTTTATAAACTTGAGAGTTTTATAAACTAA
- the sspB gene encoding ClpXP protease specificity-enhancing factor, with protein sequence MELLGMSPRRPYLLRAHYEWLLDNNMTPHLVVDVNIFGVNVPMEYAHKGQIILNITPSAVGNLELTNESVSFNARFGGVPRHVEVPMSAIIAIYGRENGAGMMFEPEPEYESGAGDSIAQSENLVLVSDTELSNEAQEITSISSSDDEPPTPPKGRPTLRVIK encoded by the coding sequence ATGGAGTTGTTAGGAATGTCGCCACGTCGTCCTTATCTTCTTAGGGCTCATTATGAATGGCTTCTCGACAATAATATGACACCTCATTTAGTTGTGGATGTTAATATTTTTGGTGTAAATGTACCGATGGAATATGCTCATAAAGGACAGATTATTTTAAATATTACACCTTCTGCCGTCGGTAATTTAGAGTTGACAAATGAAAGCGTCAGCTTCAATGCCCGTTTTGGTGGTGTTCCTCGCCATGTTGAAGTGCCTATGAGCGCAATTATTGCTATCTATGGGCGCGAAAATGGAGCAGGAATGATGTTTGAACCTGAGCCAGAATATGAGAGTGGCGCAGGTGATTCTATTGCTCAAAGTGAAAATTTAGTGCTTGTCAGTGATACTGAATTATCAAATGAAGCGCAAGAAATAACATCGATTTCCTCTTCTGATGATGAGCCGCCGACGCCACCAAAAGGACGCCCGACACTACGTGTTATTAAATAA
- the murA gene encoding UDP-N-acetylglucosamine 1-carboxyvinyltransferase: MDKFRLKGPTRLMGEVSISGAKNAALPILFASLLAEEPVELQNVPKLKDIDTTIELLNQLGTKVERNGAIFVDARGINKFCAPYELVKTMRASIWALAPLVARFGQGQVSLPGGCAIGARPVDLHIAGLEQLGAKITLDEGYVKASVEGRLQGANIVMDKVSVGATVSIMTAATLAEGKTVIENAAREPEVEDTANFLNSLGAKITGAGTDSIIIDSVARLGGGIYRILPDRIETGTFLVAAAISGGKVICRNTKPATLDAVLAKLREAGAEIEIGEDWIQLDMHGKRPKAVTIRTEPHPGFPTDMQAQFSLLNLVAEGVSTITETIFENRFMHIPELIRMGAHAEIEGNTVVCHGVKQLMGAQVMATDLRASASLVLAGCVAKGKTIVDRIYHIDRGYERIEEKLRSLGANIERISADKK, encoded by the coding sequence ATGGATAAGTTTCGATTAAAAGGACCAACTCGTTTGATGGGAGAGGTCTCGATTTCTGGTGCAAAAAATGCAGCACTACCGATATTGTTTGCATCATTATTGGCAGAAGAACCCGTTGAATTACAAAATGTGCCAAAGTTAAAAGATATTGATACAACAATTGAATTACTTAATCAGTTAGGTACCAAAGTTGAACGTAATGGTGCTATTTTTGTGGATGCACGTGGTATTAATAAATTTTGTGCTCCTTATGAATTAGTCAAGACGATGCGTGCATCTATTTGGGCTTTGGCACCATTAGTTGCTCGTTTCGGTCAAGGTCAGGTGTCTTTACCGGGAGGATGTGCGATTGGTGCACGTCCAGTAGATTTGCATATTGCTGGACTTGAGCAACTTGGCGCAAAAATTACTTTAGACGAAGGTTATGTTAAAGCCTCGGTTGAGGGTCGTTTGCAAGGCGCCAATATTGTTATGGATAAGGTTAGTGTTGGCGCCACTGTGTCTATAATGACGGCTGCAACCCTAGCAGAGGGAAAAACCGTCATTGAAAACGCCGCTCGTGAACCTGAAGTTGAAGACACAGCTAACTTTTTAAATTCATTGGGAGCAAAAATTACGGGTGCGGGCACCGACAGCATTATTATTGACAGTGTAGCGCGCTTAGGTGGTGGTATTTATCGAATTTTACCTGATCGCATTGAAACAGGAACTTTCCTTGTTGCCGCTGCTATCTCTGGTGGAAAAGTTATTTGCCGCAATACTAAACCGGCTACATTGGATGCAGTATTAGCTAAATTACGGGAAGCGGGGGCAGAGATTGAAATTGGTGAGGACTGGATCCAACTGGATATGCATGGTAAGCGACCAAAAGCAGTGACTATCAGAACAGAGCCGCATCCTGGCTTTCCAACAGATATGCAGGCGCAATTTAGCTTACTTAATTTGGTGGCTGAAGGTGTTAGTACAATAACGGAAACTATTTTTGAAAATCGTTTTATGCATATCCCAGAGTTGATCCGTATGGGAGCCCATGCGGAAATAGAAGGAAATACCGTTGTTTGTCATGGTGTTAAACAACTTATGGGTGCTCAAGTAATGGCTACGGATTTGCGGGCATCAGCTAGTTTAGTGCTGGCAGGCTGTGTCGCGAAAGGAAAAACAATTGTTGATCGGATTTATCATATCGATCGTGGATATGAAAGAATAGAAGAGAAACTACGTAGTTTAGGGGCAAATATAGAGCGTATTAGCGCAGATAAAAAATAA
- a CDS encoding Do family serine endopeptidase codes for MKKEKHFLTILAMSISLSLISIPAVSYSASMPPVTLSSGQELPSLAPMLEKVLPAVVSIRVSGTRVQNQQLPEEFKFFFGPNFPSQQQSIRPFEGLGSGVIIDAEKGYILTNNHVIDNADNIQIQLNDGKEIDVKLIGRDPQTDIALLQIKDSSTANLKKLNLIAIKIADSDKLRVGDFAVAVGNPFGLGQTATSGIISALGRSGLNVEGLENFIQTDASINRGNSGGALVNLNGELIGINTAILAPGGGNIGIGFAIPSNMAKSLSDQIIKHGEVKRGLLGIKGTEMTSDVAKALNIDAQKGAFVSEVIPNSAAAKAGIKPGDVLVSINNKYINSFAELRAKIGTSEIGKQITIGLLRKGKPMEVNVVLEDSETSSTKAEVLTTSLMGATLSNSTIRGTKGVKVDSVSPNSPAAMLGLAKGDLIVNANEQRIENINQLRKIIETKPTALALNILRGDQNIILLLRGNNIFN; via the coding sequence ATGAAAAAAGAGAAACATTTTTTAACTATATTAGCTATGAGTATCAGTCTTTCACTCATAAGTATACCTGCAGTAAGTTATTCTGCATCAATGCCACCAGTTACTTTATCATCTGGTCAAGAATTACCTAGCCTAGCCCCTATGCTAGAAAAAGTACTTCCTGCCGTAGTTAGTATTCGTGTATCTGGAACACGTGTTCAAAATCAACAGTTACCCGAAGAATTTAAATTCTTTTTTGGGCCCAATTTCCCTTCACAGCAACAGAGTATTCGCCCTTTTGAAGGATTAGGTTCCGGGGTCATTATTGATGCTGAAAAAGGTTATATCCTAACTAATAACCATGTCATCGATAATGCTGATAATATTCAAATTCAGCTTAATGATGGCAAAGAAATTGATGTTAAACTTATTGGCCGTGATCCTCAAACAGATATCGCCTTGTTACAAATCAAAGATTCGAGCACAGCAAATCTAAAAAAATTGAACTTAATAGCGATAAAAATAGCTGACTCCGATAAACTGCGGGTTGGCGATTTTGCTGTTGCTGTTGGTAACCCTTTTGGCTTGGGTCAAACGGCAACATCCGGTATTATTTCTGCATTGGGTCGCAGTGGTTTAAATGTAGAAGGTTTGGAAAATTTTATTCAAACTGACGCTTCTATTAATAGAGGTAACTCAGGTGGCGCATTGGTTAATCTAAATGGTGAGCTTATTGGTATTAATACCGCTATTTTAGCACCTGGCGGGGGTAATATTGGTATTGGCTTTGCCATTCCATCCAATATGGCTAAATCCCTTAGCGATCAAATTATCAAACATGGTGAAGTAAAACGTGGATTATTGGGGATCAAAGGCACAGAAATGACCTCTGATGTAGCAAAAGCCTTGAATATTGATGCACAGAAAGGGGCATTTGTCAGTGAAGTAATCCCAAATTCTGCCGCAGCTAAAGCAGGCATTAAACCTGGTGATGTTTTGGTTTCAATTAATAACAAATATATCAATAGTTTTGCCGAGTTGAGAGCTAAAATTGGCACCAGTGAAATTGGTAAACAGATTACTATCGGACTACTGCGTAAAGGCAAGCCGATGGAAGTAAACGTTGTCTTAGAAGATAGTGAAACCAGTAGTACAAAGGCCGAAGTTTTAACTACTTCTCTGATGGGTGCCACTTTAAGCAATAGTACAATTAGGGGTACAAAAGGTGTCAAGGTCGATAGCGTTTCGCCTAATTCACCTGCAGCAATGCTTGGTTTGGCAAAAGGTGATCTTATTGTTAATGCCAACGAACAACGGATAGAAAATATTAATCAACTTCGTAAAATTATTGAAACTAAGCCTACCGCTTTAGCATTAAATATTTTACGTGGTGATCAAAATATCATCTTATTACTTCGTGGTAATAATATATTCAATTAA